The genomic stretch CTTTCATGCCTTTTTTTTTACGTGACGAGATCAATTATAGTAAGATACTGATAGAGGAGGGAGTGGAAATTGACACAGAGATAGGGAAGTATTTTCCCTTATTAAGGATACATCCATGCAATGAGTTTTAATTAATCAAAAGAGTATAGGTTAAGGGTAGTTCGAATGTAAATTTGTGGGGCGCAGGGAATTGGATTCTCAGAAgcaatttataaataaaaaggaaaaaccacATTTGCTCCGCTTTGACAAGTGCTATTTCATAGAGTGGGCTTAAACGCCGAGGACTTGGCCGGGTTAAAGCAATGTCATGGATTCTAGTTTGATTTGGGCATTAAAACAAATAGAATCTCTTATTGGTGGGCTGCAAAGTTGATGGTAGCTCACGTTTAGTAACTTTTTTGGGCCAAATACCCATCTAGTAACTTTCTCACTCCAACTTTCTCGTCTTCCATTCTCATTATGCAAGGTTACTTTGATGATTGGAACCATTTACTTCCGACATCACCCTCTGAAGACCAAGTCTGCAAAGAATCAACGAAATTAGAAATCGTTTAATCGTTCGATGAATGCTGTCAAATTTAAGTCTTTAAGTGCGAAACATAGTTTGTGGTAAAAAGATCCATTCattgataagaaaaagaaaaaacgtgACTAGGGATTCGATTGATGATAAAATAGAATCCTAAGTCTCGAACAGTGATTCGATTGATAATAAAGAAAGAGAATTCTTGGTTCAATTCTCCACCTTAACGATCGAAAAAAGGATTGATCAAATCCTATTGAGTCTAACTCATAAacaaaacgatattatctacactaacgGGGTGAGAGATTGGGTTAATCCTCATGATAAGCTAGctataatatggtttaaattcacctttgacgaaaattgagcctaagacctctcattttacaagtgaagatgaatactgtgacatcccacattggccaggagagtgatccttatatgtatattcccatccctacctagcacaaggccttttgggagctcactgacttcgggttccgttggaactctgaagttaagcgagtggcgggcgagagcattcccaggatgggtgacccatcgggaagtactcgtgtgagttcccaaaaacaaaaccatgagggtgtggtcggggcccaaagcggacaatatcgtgctacggtggtggagcggccccgggaagtgatctgccccggacggggatgtgacaaataccactagactataATACTAATTGACTTTTCTATTTATTAGATAACCATTGaagatttaattaattttttgctcagaTAATTTTTAAATAGTTTACTAGACATCTTGATCATCGAACAACATTTCAAGATGAGTTGGAGAGCTGAAGCGAATTGATCAAAAAATACTTAGTGGGGGGGTGTATGTCCTATTTTTGCAaggagagaggatcctcgccaTATCCTTTTTATGGGGATCTTGGAGAtcttccaatcacatccgtttattGGCGGccagtttttgttaggtactgtttatattcaattttagataaaaaaatttacaataatttctgaccgtacaatatataataaacgaATATAATTTAAGAATTATTGAGATCTCACAAAGAAGTTCCGGCGAGCTCCCTCTCTTTTGCTAGGATGGTCCAAACAGGTGGGTGGCGTGGGTCCTTCCTTCCGTGTCAGCGTTTGCGATGACGCGTACAAACTACAAATTGTAGGAGCGAAGAAAGAAGCATCGTGCGACACCGTGTGGAATCCAAGTCAAAGCTGGCTTTTGGCTTTAGCTTTTCCCGCAAGCCAACCCCGGAACCgacccctctccctctccctctataaataaaatttaaattccccCTTTTGCTTACGAATTGTTTCTTTGCAAAATTTAACAAACTGAAAAATCAAACTACGATCAGGATGACGGGAGGAACAGAAGCTTTTCCGGATTTGGGTCGGCACTGCCAGCTCTCCGATTGCCACCAACTCGATTTCCTCCCCTTCCAGTGCGACGGTTGCCGTAAGGTTTTCTGCGTTGAGCATCGGTCTTACAAGTCCCACGAGTGCCCCAAATCGGACCACAACAGCAGAAAGGTGGTGGTTTGCGAAATCTGCTCCGCCTCCGTAGAAACCACCGGCTGCGACGGCGAACAAGACCATAAATTGCTGTTGGAGAAGCACGCCAAGTCCGGGAATTGCGAccccaaaaacaagaagaaacccACCTGTCCCGTTCGCCGGTGCAAGGAGACTCTCACGTTTTCTAATACCAGCACCTGCAAAACCTGCCAGATCAAGGTCTGCCTCAAGCACCGGTTCCCGGCCGACCATGTTTGCAGGAAGCAAACGGCAGCTCAGCCGTCGTTGCTGGCGGGTAATGGCGTCAGCTGGAACGACAGGTTCATGGCTGCTTTtgcttctaggaaagggaaagaaTGCGGGAAGAGTGAGCGGGATTCCAAGTCTTCCGCTTCGAGTGCGCCATCTGTTCGAGCGCATTGAGAGACTGTTCATCTGCTTCTGCTGGGTTTGTTTACCATTCCGCAGTTCCATGTTTCTTCGACACAGCGTCGTTTCGTTGTAATTCTTTTAAATGGTCAAGATTTTAAGACCCTTCATCATTAATCTACAAATTACAATTCTTACTTTGATCCGATTGTAGTACACTAAAGAATGTTAGATTCCTCCGTAACTGCAAATCACAGTGTTACGAGTACTCTATGTACACAAGTACACGTACAAAACGAGAAACTGATGTGCAATGAACAAAATAACTAAAGATTAAATTTTGTGTATATAAAGTACAAACAGAACAAGCCCTATAGAAGTTATTCAACCTAATAAAAACCCTCGCAAACCTGAACTTCAAACTCGATTTCGGATACAATGGGTGAAGGTACATACGAACAAACGAAATGCTCTTGAAATAGCagcaattttcttttcttggttcTTAATAGGATCTTTCGTTGCATCGTTACGAGTAGGGATTACGGTGGTGGCCGTTTAGTACGGGGCAAAAGTGCAAGAAGGATCTTTTTTCTTGGTCCCTACATATTAAGCAACCTTTGTGAGAACGGACCGAGTTCCATTGCAATGAGCATGCAGATAACAGAGGAAGCTTAGAGTGAATGAAAATTACCATCGGTATGCCCAGCTCTTTGAGGTCCTTATCCCCCATCTGCTTCAAAGCAGTCATGTCTACCTGTAAATCAGAAAATCGAGAATTACGAAAACTTGAAGTCCGCAGCCAAAGATGAAATGTAGAACCAAATGTCATCTTCATTTATATTAGTATTCCTCCTTGGATTGATCAGATTTCCCCTTTAAAAACACACATAATATTCCCTATTTTAGATGCTGTGTCGGAAATCAGATAACGACAGCCTATTATCGTCATCCAAATTAAGGAAAGCAAATTTGAATGGAAAATCCAATTCGGCCAGGTAACTTACTTCTTCAGCCTGGAAAATAATGGCATATTTACCCAAACCAAGTCTATGCAACAACTCAGCAACAGTTGGAGTGTCATCCACCTGCACAACCACAGAGATAAACTCATCAAATTTGAAGTAGCAATACATGACCAGATTTCCCAAAAAGGAAGCTAAAATGGTGCAGTTACCACAAGGTAGTACCATTTGTGAACTTCTCTGCACGCCGCCAGTTGCTGGAGCAAACTGTGCTATTGGTCTAGCAGCTTGAGGGGCAGCTTTCATTGTGAAAATAAAGGAGTCTGTCGGCTGAGAAGAACCAACCATACCATTTCTCGGGAACTGGCCAGCTCTACAAGCGTCAACTGGCCTAAATGATGATGGTGGGTGCAGCTCTCTTGGTGGGGATCTACCTCTGAATCCATCCGTAGTTGGAGAAGAGTAGAAGTTTCCTCGAGAATTTACCTGGTATAGACCAGCTGGACTTTCTCTCAGAGGAGCCTGCCTCATGGGGCTACTTGCATTTGTTTCAGAAGTATGCTGCAGCACCTGGTATCTCAGTGAAGGATGAACAGGTTTTGAAAGCTTTGCATGAGGGTCCATCTGCTTGCGCTCTTCAGCAACTCCGTCAATTTGCTTCTTAGATAATCTTTTATGCAACAATTTCAATCTGAGGTCATTTCGACTGATTCGTGAATCTTCACTTGTTTTAATGCACCAGAGTCAATACAAAGAAACCATATAAAGAACAATAAACGAAATATAATAGTTGGTAATATCACGTAAGATAGTTTTACCTTGCAGTGTTCTATCATCCTCATTCCATTTTATGCCATCTCCTCGTTGCCTGAAAATTGATATTGAACGCATCATGATAGGATTAAAGACGCATCTGACATGTTATTATGTTACTGCCTGAAATACCAATTCTTGAAATGGGACGACCATAAAAACGTTACAACCATTCTCACAATGAAAATGCTTCAAGAGATAGTTCTGGCATTGGCGGTGGCTTGCACGGTAGAAGATGTTAAACGATTATGGGCATTGGATACGATGAGTTAAGAGAAATAACTGATAACAACCATAAGAAGGAAAAAGACTATTGGAGAATCACAGGCATTCCCAACACACAGCCTCTGAAGGACTACTGAAACAAGTAATACGGTGATAAGCCAGGTAAATAGATAGAACAATGTACCGTTTGCCCGCAGAAAACGAAAAACCATGAGCATTACTCCCAAGTCTGCCTGCCATTCGTTTACTTCCGGAAACCATCCCACTATCACCACGCACCTTCGCAGAATTGGATACAAATCCTCCTCTCTCCACAACCTACAAATATTTCATCAAATAAGCACACAACACTCACAAATCGACCTGAATTCGCATTCAAATCGGTTCTTCAGCCCAGGACAGCACAACCCAAAAGTTCATCAAAGCATTCCAAATAGCTAAATAACAAAAGGGCTGGATTTGGATTTGAAGCTCAAGAAATTGAATCAAATATAGTAAACTTCAGACAAAATTGCTCCCTTTCCCATTGAAGCTTGATTAATGTGGAAAACCATACAATTTGAATAATTGCATCCACCCCCTTCTTCCTCACAGATTAAACTGGCGCAGAAAAACACAGAAACAAGAACGaaagcaaagaagaagaatttaCCTGACCAGAGCGACCGAGGGTGATGGTGACCCTGGAATTCGACATTTTTGAAAGTCAAATTCCTCAATTACTTTCAGAGATCCGgtaagaagaaaaggaaaagtaaaaccctaatttccatctctctctttctctatgtACGCTGCAGTGCAGATGCTGCTATTTGCAAAAGGAAAGGTGCTCTCGTCCATTTCCATGGACGCTGCGTGGCATCGCCATCTTCCAGTTGACGCCCGGTCAAGTCAATCTGCTGGGATGGGCCCAAGATATTCCCTCGGACCCACCGCCTTTCAAGCCCACTTATTTAGGGATCAATATAGTTGAGGCCCATATCAAAAGTATGGTTTAGGTCAACTAAATCACTTAATCACATAGGAATTATACCATAATtctacataaataaaaaatattatatttttatcaaaaactGTAAACTATTAAGTCATGACTTTTAATCAATTCCCAAAAAACATCATCAATTTGCCcgaattaaaagttaaaaatgcaGATCGTGTTTTTGTCACGAAAAACAATAATGTCTATACATTCAAGTGCATGTTTGATCTTCATGaattctctccccttaacattCAACTATTTAACTTAGGGCTGGTTCGGTACGAGATCCCAAACGGAAATTGAGATTCGAAATTCCAAACCGAATTTTCTCGAGACAGAGTTTcagaaatcaaaaccaaaccgaacTTTTGAGATTCTCAAATTTCGGGATTTTCGTATGGTTCGGGATTCATCGACCTCCCACCTTCCCTGCTAGCCCAGACGGTCACACCTCATCCCAGATTTGTCGATCTCCCCACCCCCCACCCCCATCTCCATCCCTCTCATTCCTGGGCTTGTCTTTGCTGCCTTCAGGAGTCGGAGCGCTTTGCCAAGAAATTTATGCCACGGTGTAAGGTGAGAATACCACAACTGTATTCAGGGCTTGAACCAGAAACACAATTTGGACATCAACATTTGGTTATTTGATGGCAGCAAAACATGCATATACTTTTTTATTACATTGGACATTAGAACAATTGAATGATTATCATACCCAACTTAATAAGCAACGTAGAATCTTTCTGTTCCGTTCATGCTGAAGAAAGACGGTTATTGGCCAGAGGAACAGTGGttgattaaataatatatatatatattatcggTTTGGGATTCCCGCATTAAGGAAAATGTGATACCGATTCTCGTACCGAATGATTTGAGATTGGTACCAAAATTTTCGATTCgagatttttggaatttttttctAGTCCTAATTTAACtcactttataaaaaaaaaaaattttaaatgcaCCAATAGGTGGTGATGACAAACTATAATTGTCCCATGTGTCTCAGGAACACATCCAAGTGAATGTTGGTCTGAAGCACAAAAGCTACGTGGCAAAATTTCATTTGGTTTTGAGGATAAGGCAAATTTATATTACAAGAAAATTATGTTGGGGTTCTTGAGAATATGGCAAAGTATAGGGGCTGGAGCATAATTGTACAACCAGTATATATCCCAGAAAAAAGGAAAGTGTGATTTGCACGCTTCATTTCTTTTTCTGCACATTCCGAGTTCATATTGAACCTTTAGAGGGctaattttgattgaataataCAAAAGATCATCAAGAAGGCGAAAAAGAGTGCGGAAATTATTTTCCTcgaaaaattatattcaaaagatgagctcctttttttttttttttttttaaaaaaaaaaaatacagaagtGGACTGTTTACACATAGTTTGCAATACACACAAAAAGCTTGTTACATGTTTGCCGTCGATTCTCTGATCTCTTCCAAGGAGATGGCCTGCATTGCATAAGAATTATTGAGGTAGGTAATTAGGTTATAAAATACCGTAACCGAAGAACACGACTACATAAGATTTCTCAAAGAATGATGGATAAATTACCTGTTCCGGTCCGGCAAAATCATTGTCAGGAGTGAGAAAGAGCATGCAGTGGCATTCCTTCCTGCCAACACCGATTTACAGTTTTCATAAGAACCAACCGGGTTGACATATACACACATCATTTTCATATAACGATCGTTTGAATTCAAATGTTAGAGCTAAAGTGAGTAGATAAGCTTCTGACTGTCAAGCTGGATTGAAACTTGCAGCAACTATCGGTGTTTCGCTGGAAATTTCCAagtagattttttttcttactatatttttagcctttaaaaatATCTAACATAAAGCCTACTTATCTTCGATTTGAATTTCTGAGTACCAAAGTGTAATGCCGATAAAGATTTACCAATATATCATAATCTAGCGTGGGTTTTAACACCACTTTCCCGTCAAGTATACAAATctacaaacaaatgaaattgAAACTGTATAGAAAAACTAGTTGATATACTAATCTTATAAAATTATGAAACGATATATACCTCTCTCTCATGGGAACACACGGGCAGTTCCAAAAGCCTTGGCCTGCCTCGGCAGGTTTATCATCATAATGCCTGCAACACAACAAATTCAGACTTGGAAAACATGATATGACATGAATATGAATTGACTTTGACACTGGTAAGGCGTTTGAGGCATGGGGCGAAGTAAGAACACCATAGACTCATGGTCAAGAAAAACTATCAAAGAACAGATGCTTACCGACAAGGGCAGAGTGGTGCGCCCAACGAATCTTTATGGTCTGCCAACCCCTGTTGAAATTCGAGGATGAGTTTCTTTCACATACACTATCGAACAAATACAGTTTAATCAACTGCCATGACGATAATGAAGGATCCAAATATATAATCTCAGGGTGCCATAACCATCTGTAAGAAGATCCTTTCGCCCCAAATAAAATCTCTTGTGAATTGTGATAAAAAAGATAAAGAACTACAGCAGCAAGATACTGAACCGAAAAATTATGCATATGGGGGTTGATTTGAGGGAATAATTTAACGCTATTTCATAATCTATAGGATCTAGGGTGTCAGGTTACATGTTCTTTAGTGTTTGGTTGAAGGCCCGAAGCTCATAAAGTAATCGGCTTTGACGTTGATTTGAGTCATTCCAGCATACAACCATGACGA from Pyrus communis chromosome 7, drPyrComm1.1, whole genome shotgun sequence encodes the following:
- the LOC137739534 gene encoding zinc finger AN1 domain-containing stress-associated protein 12-like, producing the protein MTGGTEAFPDLGRHCQLSDCHQLDFLPFQCDGCRKVFCVEHRSYKSHECPKSDHNSRKVVVCEICSASVETTGCDGEQDHKLLLEKHAKSGNCDPKNKKKPTCPVRRCKETLTFSNTSTCKTCQIKVCLKHRFPADHVCRKQTAAQPSLLAGNGVSWNDRFMAAFASRKGKECGKSERDSKSSASSAPSVRAH
- the LOC137739533 gene encoding uncharacterized protein — its product is MSNSRVTITLGRSGQVVERGGFVSNSAKVRGDSGMVSGSKRMAGRLGSNAHGFSFSAGKRQRGDGIKWNEDDRTLQDSRISRNDLRLKLLHKRLSKKQIDGVAEERKQMDPHAKLSKPVHPSLRYQVLQHTSETNASSPMRQAPLRESPAGLYQVNSRGNFYSSPTTDGFRGRSPPRELHPPSSFRPVDACRAGQFPRNGMVGSSQPTDSFIFTMKAAPQAARPIAQFAPATGGVQRSSQMVDDTPTVAELLHRLGLGKYAIIFQAEEVDMTALKQMGDKDLKELGIPMGPRKKILLALLPRTKRPPP
- the LOC137740311 gene encoding ferredoxin-thioredoxin reductase catalytic chain, chloroplastic-like, with translation MTLQLQAPSFAASISSFVSPLNRSTRRPVIRAKAEPSDKSVEIMRKFSEQYARKSGTYFCVDKGVTSVVIKGLADHKDSLGAPLCPCRHYDDKPAEAGQGFWNCPCVPMRERKECHCMLFLTPDNDFAGPEQAISLEEIRESTANM